AGAATTTGACGTTAGAGGCCCACAATTGTTCTCCTCTTTGCTATTTGTTGAGTAGCCTGGCAATAAACAACATACCAAAGCCACCAGATGATAGTTCAAACTCTAATCAGAATAGGTGGGAACTTACCTTCACAAAACTCCTACATGATGAAGTAATGCCATGAACGAATCTAACTTGATTACAATGTGCTTGTTTCACATTGTGATTGTTTATAGTTGCAAAGCCCAACCACTGTTTGCTAAAATACTAGAGAGATGCATAGTAATATGCCCGTATGCTGAAGAAAAGTGTCATACTCCATAAATTTCATGCATAGCTGCTAATTCTCCTAAACATAACTGAATATGCATGCATATTTAGAATTAGAATGACATCATAAACCTTAGCAAACATATAGCATCCTGATGTTGACTTCCTCCTGAAACTTAGTTTTCCATTTACAGATATGTTGATGAAATATGGGACAAACCAATGCCCTAGGGCTCCTCCCAATCCATGCCTGGGTAGGTAAAATATAAGCAACCTCACCCCTACATACAGAAAGGTCATTTTGCATGACTCAAACTCCTTGACCCCTAGTGTGCAATGGAAAAACAACATTGTAATGCCAAAGCTCATCCTCAAAGTGGACAATTGCGACCAAATATTCATACATATGTACAAGTCAAAGAGGCTAATAAGCATATAAAGTATCATCAAGAATACATCAAGAGAGAAATCATTATGTTTTGAAGCTTTGGTGGTCAAAAGATGCTGAATTTTATGGGACCTAGATGAGGTTGGATGAAGTGCAGTGATTCGGAAAATTTACAAGTACTATCCCATGAAAGACTAAAATATGTACTCAAGCTGTATGATAAAATACAACTGCCCTGGAAGTTGAAAGCCTAGACCATGGGCCCTCCTGATCACCCAGAAAACCCTGTCCAGCTAAGTATATAAATCTAAGCTGGACAAGAAGAAACTAGACAGACTAAATATCCATCAAATGCATCATGCTACTGTACATGGCTGTTGATTATATTTCCATGTCTGATGCCATGTTTTTCCATTTCAGAGCATGTCATTACATGTCGCAAAACATTTACAATATCAGTGAGGCACCAGAATCAGTATGGTAACTGTTGATGTGTACTCTGTTATTCTAAACAATATACCTCTTTTGTTTCAAATCCATGGTCTCTACAATTCAGAAACTAAAATGTGGCGActcagatacagtttcaaaagctTTATCATTTGCGTGCAATGGCTATTACTGGTTCATGTAGCCAACTTCATGGCAATCAACTTGCATTGAGCATGTAAGTTCGTCCTCTTCATACTGAAAAAATACCTGATCAAAACTACTTCTGGAATTGCATCTGCAATTCTTTGTTCGAACCTGTGCTCTGTCGCTACTTACTCTATGCTAAGAAGTATTCAAATAACTGCGACATTGTTGCAGTTTTGGCACTCAACCTTCACTTAGAATAGGCTGAGAAATACACATCAGGCGCCAGGAAGACAAACCAAACCTGATCCCTAAAATATGCAACAAATCATTACCATGGTACCTAATCTCCACTGGAGTAGCATGTGCCTTACAATAGCATAAAAAAACTACCTACCCTAACAAAGCagagggaaaaaagaaaaaagggaacAAGGGATTGGCAATGGAGCTGACTCAACAATACTTGACATGGCAATGGAGTTGAATCAGTTCCTAATTAGACCAGTAGCAGAGAAACACTACAATTACAAGTACTCAATTCTTCCACTTAACAATGAGGGCAAAGTAACACCAACCAAATAGGAAGTGTTGCAGACGTCTATCATCTTTTGCTAGCaactacaaatccaattccaaaaTTCCAAGCTCCTAATACAATTCATAATTAGGGCGTCAAGTGAAGCACCAAGCACCAGGCTTCTTACCACCTTGGATCGATGGGAGTCCCAAGAACGTGAAATCCACCAATAACAGAGCCAACTGATAGGTGatccaaaaataagaaaaagaaagcgAGAACGAACGAAAGGGTGGAGATGGAAGCGATTTACCTTGGGGAGGGGGGGCTTCATCCATCTACTAAGAACTCGGCCGGAGCAACCTTGAATCGGAAGCAAAGAGAGAAGACGAGCAGAGAAGCGAATGACGCGCGGTAAACGGTTACGCTATCAAGTGGGCCCAAGGTGGAGGCGAAGAGATCGCAGTCCCTTGGCTTTTGCTTATACGCGCGTATAAGATAAGTATATCCGTGTAACGAGAAGGTTTTGttagaatcaaaatattataagggCTATTATGCAAAATACGGAAAGGTGTAAATTGTTATTTATGCCCATATTTACTAATTTATTACAACTAAGTCCAGTGTATACCCCATGGATAGATGCACACCACCCTATCCAAATCCCACGCCTTCTGCTTTGCGCATCCCGCCTCTTCCCTATCCGTCTTCCGTCCTCCTTCGCCGCGCATGGCGCTGCCATCCGCCTCGATCACCCGCTTCGATTTATCTGGTCACCAGAAAGTGACAGGTGAGGCCCTCGACATGGATTCTTCCGCCCTACCTTTCCTTCTCGCAAACTGGAATTCTTGGCTGTTTCTTGTTTTCTTGATGATGAGGTTCTTGACTTGATTGACTTGTATGCAGGAATTCTGCGTGGAAGTGTAAGTCCGGTAAGACTCTATTCGACCACCCTCCCTTCTTTTATGAGGTAAAAGATTAGACTTTGGGTTCCGATCACTCTTAATTGGACCTTTTGTCCGACTTAGGAGTAGCTTAGGTTTGCAGTGAACTTGGCAAAATGTAGGCTTCGACATTTTTACTTCTGGAGCAATGGTAAAGCTTGACTTCTGAGAAGTATTTTTGTTCATTCCAAATCGTAATTTCTTGTTTCGGATTTGGCCAACTTCGCAAGTTGCATGAAATTTCATCAGCACATACAACTGAAAATTGATTCAGTTTATAACATTTCACTGAAAGAAGCATTGCTTAGAGTTATGTGGACTTTGGCACGAGATTTTGGATAGTTCGAAAGAAAgcaatttgcaaaaaaaaaaaaaaaaaaaaaacaatgaaatTTAGCTACGAATACTTACCTAGTCGCCATGGATCTGGCAAAATTGGTCAGGAACCACTTTCGATTCTTCTTTATGATAAGCAAATAATTTAAGATCTGTTTCCTTTTTTACTTATTGCATGAATTTTCATAGAGGAGCTTTTACCCACTTTGTCTAAATTGTTCTAATACTtcactataaaaaaattataatgttgCATTTGGCAAATAAGTAAACATTTACCGATGCTTTGTTTAACTCTCAGCAGTCTTTTGAGTCGGAATTGTGATGGAATGTCTAGCACATCAAAACTTTCTTGAATCCAGTTAAAATTTGTTCCAGTTAAACTTTCTTGAATACACATCTTCCTCTGAAGTTCAGCTTTTCTAAACAAAAGAAGTTATTCCCATTCTTGGACTTGGATTGGAATTTTAGAAAAGGTTCTTTTCACCTGCATTTTGAATATTCAGCAGATATTAGCATCAATAATTAACGTTGCTTTTTATTAAGCTCGACCATTATATATTCATTTTACTTTCATTTCTGGTCTTTGACTCTTTCAAAAGTTATGTTTTCATCTTAAAGGCAAAACATCAATCTATTTGCGGTGGATCACTTGGGTAGCAATTTTCCTAAGATCCTTAGTTGCATCTTGCACAAATAAGTACTGAAGGCCTAACTGATCTCATTCTGCAGTAACAAACATTTACACAGAAAAAATTGTCATACCACcaacaataaagaaaataatcatcaAGCTAAATATTGGATTAGCCGATTAGGCCATCTTTAAGTGAGTCCACCTCCAATTCAGTCTCTTCATTTAAGATTTCTAAATAAGTTCTTACTACATCTAAATTGTAAGATCTTCATGCTCCAAGGCATAAAATATTTGAAGACCTCAATACCTGAGTTTTTCTCCAGTCTTAAGTAGTatattagtgatttaaaaagcgttaggcgccaaggtccaaaaacgcccgaggcgctaggcgctcgcccgaacgaagcgaggcgttaaaatataaaaatatataatataattaataaatataattatttaaaattttaaataaatatatgttattaaattaaaaaaatctaagatacaaaatcacaatatcacattaacaaaaagtttcaaaattcaaaacaataaaattttatattaaagtcatttatcataatcaatattatcgtcatttttacacaaatcatcttcattgaatttgtcttcttcctcttgtcctttgacttcttcctcttcattaagatatgtttcattctctatgtcttcaacaatagcaggagccaaGCTTAATACTTTTGCAATAATTTATCTTGAAACctgacaataatttcaaataaataaaaattaacagtattaaaatcaaaataatatattattaatctattaacagtattaaaaattaataattttaaataaacctaacaatattaacagtatacagtatactgttaacagaatacagaaggagaaggaagagtgtaACGGGGTGCTGAGTttgctgattgagaaaagaggaagcggcagcggcagcgggagccgaagcgggagtgtaaggaggcagcgggagcgggagtgtaaggaggcagcaggagggggagcggcgagtggcgacagcggcagcggtagcggcgagcagcggtagcgggagcaggagcggtaaACGGCGACAGCGGCGAGTAGCGGGCGCGGGAGCAGCAGCGGCAAGTAGCGGGCGCGGTAGCGGCAGcagcaacgagcagggttagccgGTTAGGGTTGGGCGGCGATAGctgatatcgattttagttggttcgattgaaccaactaaccaccggagaccgaaccagacctaaaatcctggttcggtcgcctggtttaacataggcgctcgcccgaagtacccaacgcctgggctcgggcgagcgcctaggtggcgcctctttgaagcgcgccacctggaagtttagcgaggcgctcgggcctcgcctcgcccgagcgcctaggcgagtgcccgagcgcctttttaaatcactgtagtATATTACCTGAAGCTGTACTGAATTTGTACTCAAGGAAAATATTAAGAATACACTTTCTAGATCGTTGTCTAATTTGTCATGAGAGCTTCCTTTCAACCAAATATATATTATCGGAAAGGATCGGGTTCTCTCCAGAATCTGTGTAATACACAAGCTGCGGATCAGTTTCAGATCTCTTAGTTGCTAGTTGCTTGGTAAGTTACCATGTAAATTATCCATACTTGGCAATCTATTTTGGAATGGAATTAGCCTCCTCGAGTGGTGTGTGGAGTTTAATTGTTCCCCTTCCATCACCTTGTCCATCACAGACAAATGGTTGGTTTTCTTCTTTAGAGATGAACAAATTTCCCAGATATATAGCATCAATTATTGTTCTGCATAGTGGCTAGCACATCGTCAgtgtctctgaatttctcaaaactgATTAACTATTTACAATGATTCAATCATGGGTCAGAGTTATATAAACCCAGTCCCCTATGGGCTATTGTGGACTTAGACCTGAAACATGTGCTTGTGAAATAGTTGCCTGGGTAACTCACTtggaaattttataaataatgtgACGAAATACAAGATTGTTTAATAAAAGTTAACTCTTCCCACAAAGACAGTAGTGGCCCATATATGGAAAATCAAGAAACAATCATACTTGGGAAATTATATCTGGTTTTATTGTCATTCACGCCGTTTAGGTGCCAACTCGTTCGACAAGACATGATCAGAAATTGTGCTGCTTTAAATTTGTCTTCTGTTGCTCATTTAATTTGTTAGACTTTATATTTTTTGCCAATGAATTGAGCTGCCAGATTTCCAATAAAGATTCTCAACAGGTGCTCATCAGGAGCATTAGACGAGGCAAAGTACATCATACCATCAGCAGATCTGGAAGCCGCTGCCTGCTTAATGTCACAGTGCCCTGCAGTATCCAATCAGCACTCATGACTGCTTCAGCTACACCATATGATCCATCAAGATGTGTGCAACCTTCTCTACCAATTATTCCCCAGAACCTAGGTGCAGCTTTATCAGAGTACATACAGGGCTTGATAATAGCAGATATTGATCCTGCCACAGTAAAACTTGCTATCAGTGTCACAGGCCCTTTCCTCTcagcatttggttttttgttcatTCTAAGGATCATCATGTCTTGGTACCCCAAACTCCCAGTGAAGAAATTCCCTTACATTATCGCttatgttcctacagaaccttttCTCAGCATCACAAGGAAGGTGATACCACCTCTTGCTGGAGTAGATGTCACACCTGTTGTCTGGTTTGGATTGGTTAGTTTCTTGAACGAAATATTAGTAGGGCCTCAAGGGTTATTAGTGCTTCTATCTCAGCAGTTGTAGAACATTGATGTGTACAGTTCTCTATCACTATTTAGCTTCTTCTGCTCAACATCCAGTTGCCTACTTGTCGAATCTGGCAAGTTACATTAACTTCCACCATTTGGAGAAAATTCTGGTACCCTGGTTGTATGAGACTGCAGGTATATGAATCTGGGGTGTCACCTACATGTTATATGTTTGACTTGGTTTGTTTCTTTCATTACATTGAACAGGTAACCTTTGTATGTATACTTTGACCTTGGAATAAATATCTTCTCATCATTTATCATGTCTCTGGGCACCCCAAAGCTTCCTGACAATTTTTTTTGTTACACACTACTACTGTTTGATATAATGTGTTTTGCTGTCTCTGCACAGTTTAAATCTAGTTCTTGAAATTCATGTTGTTAGGACATTGTTGAGTTCAATGACCAAAGATCATTTTCAACTCTTGGCATCTTGGTCAAAACTTGGCTCTGGTTAGGAGCTTGTTAGGTAGCAACTTTAGGCCTGTTTGGATActgatgataatgcaatgattttaCTACAAAACAATAATGCAATAATTTAATCACAATGGCTTCTGTTCCAACAGAGAAAAAGCTGCACTAGGAGAATGAGTAATCTAGCAATGCATGCACTTGGATCACTTGCATCAAATTGAATGGATATTGCTACATTCCCTCCAAATGTTTAGTAGATTGCCATCCTCTACTTGTTTCCTTACATTTTTCTTGTTCTATGTAATTCAGTGAGATCTCACCTGGAAATGTCCCAATGAACACAGTTTAACCATTAAACACTAAATGATGGTGAAATTGTGTATGATGACTGAAACTATTAGAATGGTTCATAGCATGAAAAAGTTTTTAGGCTATCAAAAGTCTACATAAAATAGATCCTCACACTAGATGGCTTGGGCTTGGCTTGGTAAAACCcatgcatgatttgattatgCTTCTTAATATAATGAATTCAATGTGGTTTAGCTACTATTTATtagtattaatcttatttgaaCTAACTCAAAAATCAAGAATTCAAAGCTTGGCAATAAGATTTTAGGCAGTCAAAAGTTTTGACTAATAAAAGAGAACCATGACTTCAACAGTGTTGCATTGAGGAAAGATGAATCGTCCACAAGTAAAACATGAGATGATGAACTGCTTAATTCTTTTGCCATCTCGACCCCAGAAATCAATGCTACAGCACTTTGCTGTATCTAAGTTGTACTATATCAAGAAGTTTAATTAGTTTGATGCAAACTAGTTAGTGTTTCTgttaattttctttcttcctcttctctgaCTTCTGTTTTCTACTTAATCCTCACTGTGTTTATTCCTTGCATCTCTTTCGTTTTCTCTGCTGATTTTTGATGTATTTATATTCATTTGGCCTCTAACAAT
The DNA window shown above is from Musa acuminata AAA Group cultivar baxijiao chromosome BXJ2-4, Cavendish_Baxijiao_AAA, whole genome shotgun sequence and carries:
- the LOC103974342 gene encoding protein COFACTOR ASSEMBLY OF COMPLEX C SUBUNIT B CCB3, chloroplastic — encoded protein: MALPSASITRFDLSGHQKVTGILRGSVSPVLIRSIRRGKVHHTISRSGSRCLLNVTVPCSIQSALMTASATPYDPSRCVQPSLPIIPQNLGAALSEYIQGLIIADIDPATVKLAISVTGPFLSAFGFLFILRIIMSWYPKLPVKKFPYIIAYVPTEPFLSITRKVIPPLAGVDVTPVVWFGLVSFLNEILVGPQGLLVLLSQQL